In Sphingobacterium sp. R2, the genomic stretch TTATGATGATAACAATGATTTCCGTCGTCGGATTTGGCAAAGTGCTTCCAATGGTACGACCACCGCGACGACCAATATGAAATATGCCGATGTGATCGATGGGCCCGGGCGCTATATGATCCCGCTTATCAGACTGTCCGAGGTGTTGCTGATTGCGGCAGAATGTTCGCCCGAACTGGCCAAGGCGACGGCCTATTTCAACAGCCTGCGCACCGCACGCAACTGCGTTTCGCTTGCACCCGTCGATCAGACGGCACTGAAAACCGAAATCACCAAAGAATTCAGACGTGAAATGTTGGGTGAAGGACAGCAGTTTTTTTATTATAAAAGGAATGCCATGCAGGCTTTACCCAATTCTTCCACACTCAATATCAGTCCCGAGAAGACCATGGTACTTACGAATTACACTGTTCCGCTACCGGACAGTGAAACCTCACAACGTTATTAATTAGGTATACAATTATGAAAAGAACAACCTTTTATATCCTGTTTTTTCAGCTGTTTGTACTATTTACGGCCTGCAAAAAAGAAATCATGTCCTATGAAGGTAAGGAAGGCGTCTATTTCGCGATGCGCCATGGTACAAATGAGTATCTTCCAAATCTATGGCCCTATCAGCCCTTTACCGATATAGACTTTGTACGCATGAGTGCCGACGAAATTGATTTTCCAGTTCAGGTGATGATCACAGGCCCTAGCAAGACGTATGATCGGATTTATCGGGTGGAGGTCAATCCAGACTCCACTACCGCGATTTTGGGGCAGCATTACGAGGCTTTGAAGGACCAATATATTCTGCCTGCCGGTGCTGTTTCGGCGCAAGTCAGTGTGCGGCTTAAGCGCACAGCCGATCTCGAAGAAAAACCCGTAACCCTGGGCTTAAAACTTGTAGCCACCAAAGACTTTGCACTTTCCTTCCCCGAATGGCATTCTATCCCATCTTTAAATTCAGGTACTGTGGTGCCACAATTTGATGCTACACTGCATTCTTTGCATATCAATGATGTAATGGTGCAGCCCGCTGTCTGGTCCGGTTCCTTGCAAGCCGGAAATAGGGAGTCAGGATTGTTCGGTGTTTTCTCCAGGCGTAAAATGGAATTTTTGGCGGAATATTTAGGACTCAAATATGAAGACTTTGGCACCGCGGAGACTATGCCAATGGCCAGGATGATGCTTATCGCCAGCGATGCGACAAAGGTTCTGGTTAACCGCTATAATGAAGGAAAGCCTGTCCTCGAAGATGATGGCCGGTTGATGTGGATGGGCACGGTACCCTGGACCTCATATTTGGGCGTTCCGTGGGTCCCGGGCGGATAAGATAAAATCAAAAGAAGAGCAAAATCAGTAGGAATAAACAAGTTATTTTGAAATGAAAACCTATCAGTTAATCATGGGCGCAGTCTTCCTATTTATCCTAGGAGCCTGCAGCAAAGACCTTGGTAATTACGATTACCAGGAAATAAACGAATTGACCATCAAAGATATCAACGAAGAATATACTTTACGGACGGGACTTGATACCTTAAGTATAACCCCTAACATTACGGCTTCTATGGACGGCAATGATCTCACCCGTTATACGTATAATTGGATTCTCAGAATTGACAATAAAGTTTTTGATACCCTCAGCAACGTAAAAGATATCAACTATCCAGTTCTATTAGCGCCAGGGGAATATGCTATTTTTTACCGGGTGCTTGACAAAATGACCGGTGTCTCCTGGGCAAGCAATGTCAAGCTCAAGGTCGTCTCACCTTATTCCAGAGGAATTTTAATCATGGGAGAGGACCCTGAAGGCTATGCTGAGGCAGAAATGCTGTCCATGCAGAGCGATACCGTCCATGTCAGGCACGTGCTATCCAGATCAGGCTTGCCACGTCTTCGCGGACCACTGGGGATGGTACATACCGGCGGCTCGAGTGCATATGTCAGATTGTGGGCGATGACACGTGAAGGGTCATATTTTTTAGACCGGGCATCCATGACTGCTACCTCAGACAATCATCTGGGACGTTACGTATTTATGTCCGATCATATCGATCCCGAAACGCTAAATCCCGTCGTTATTGCACCGCAGATACGGACAGCTACTGGTGATATCGGTAGTACCCTTTATCGTGCCTTGGTAACCCAGCGCGGCGATGTTTTTGCAAACATACCCCTATTGATGGCGGGTGACTTTTACAACAATCCTGTGAATAGGGTAGCGGCCGCCCCGGAAGAATTGATTCCCGCGGCGCCCTATTTACTATACCCTATCAATAGTATGAACAATGTCATGTGGTATGACACCCGTTATCAGCGCTTCCTAAATTATACCAGTATCGGATTGT encodes the following:
- a CDS encoding DUF4843 domain-containing protein, whose protein sequence is MKRTTFYILFFQLFVLFTACKKEIMSYEGKEGVYFAMRHGTNEYLPNLWPYQPFTDIDFVRMSADEIDFPVQVMITGPSKTYDRIYRVEVNPDSTTAILGQHYEALKDQYILPAGAVSAQVSVRLKRTADLEEKPVTLGLKLVATKDFALSFPEWHSIPSLNSGTVVPQFDATLHSLHINDVMVQPAVWSGSLQAGNRESGLFGVFSRRKMEFLAEYLGLKYEDFGTAETMPMARMMLIASDATKVLVNRYNEGKPVLEDDGRLMWMGTVPWTSYLGVPWVPGG
- a CDS encoding PKD-like family lipoprotein produces the protein MKTYQLIMGAVFLFILGACSKDLGNYDYQEINELTIKDINEEYTLRTGLDTLSITPNITASMDGNDLTRYTYNWILRIDNKVFDTLSNVKDINYPVLLAPGEYAIFYRVLDKMTGVSWASNVKLKVVSPYSRGILIMGEDPEGYAEAEMLSMQSDTVHVRHVLSRSGLPRLRGPLGMVHTGGSSAYVRLWAMTREGSYFLDRASMTATSDNHLGRYVFMSDHIDPETLNPVVIAPQIRTATGDIGSTLYRALVTQRGDVFANIPLLMAGDFYNNPVNRVAAAPEELIPAAPYLLYPINSMNNVMWYDTRYQRFLNYTSIGLSTTSTVLADKDGEAFPWNQPVGRTLVYAENTRNTDGGSNNGNSFALMKDKDNSYHIYKFYANGTNPAKRNAYTVKSIATDFDKAEGYAFSSNRSIICYFVGSKLYAYDYNPGFEKIYTFPELGTDAITMIKFDTQIDHLTNSLYIASYKDQKGILRRFKVGNNPNIVELQLQDNSTWTDLIKIQSINWRAVN